From a region of the Zingiber officinale cultivar Zhangliang chromosome 10B, Zo_v1.1, whole genome shotgun sequence genome:
- the LOC122030050 gene encoding protein ALP1-like has protein sequence MMAYQTTPPLFASAAASVVDYYEEDFSYYYSFFEDAAAATASVPQSSLLAPAADMEHNSKKRPRVDDPLPTRFVAIKPSVSSSPPPPEFTEEEDSLAPAKPHQRRLWVKDRSRDWWDRYNHPDLPEEEFRQAFRMSRATFDFLCDELGSAIAKEDTALRAAIPVRQRVAVCVWRLATGEPLRLVSRRFGLGISTCHKLVLEVCTAIRNVLMPRTLLWPAPEAAAAMAARFEALSGIPNVVGAMYTTHIPIVAPKDRVAAYFNRRHTERNQKTSYTITVQGVVDPDGAFTDICIGWPGSMADDQVLEKSALYQRANGGQLSRQWIVGGVSYPLLDWVLVPYSQPNLTWAQHAFNEKIGDVHRVAKQAFARFKGRWGCLQKRTEVKLSDLPMFLGACCVLHNICEMRKKTMDADMEFELVDDEVVPENSIRTMSAVQARDSIAHNLLHHGLAGMASL, from the coding sequence ATGATGGCTTACCAGACTACTCCTCCTCTCTTCGCCTCCGCCGCTGCCTCCGTCGTCGACTACTACGAAGAAGACTTCTCTTATTACTACTCCTTCTTCGAAGACGCCGCCGCCGCCACTGCCTCGGTTCCTCAGTCTTCATTATTGGCCCCCGCCGCTGACATGGAGCATAACTCCAAGAAACGTCCGAGGGTGGATGATCCCCTCCCGACACGGTTCGTAGCGATCAAGCCTTCCGTGTCCTCTTCCCCACCGCCTCCCGAATTCACAGAGGAGGAGGATTCCCTCGCGCCGGCGAAGCCCCATCAACGCCGCCTCTGGGTGAAGGACCGGAGTCGGGACTGGTGGGACCGGTACAACCACCCGGATCTACCCGAGGAGGAGTTCCGGCAAGCTTTCCGGATGTCCCGCGCCACCTTCGACTTCCTCTGCGACGAGCTCGGGTCGGCCATCGCGAAAGAGGATACGGCTCTCCGCGCCGCCATCCCCGTCCGGCAGCGCGTCGCTGTGTGCGTGTGGCGCCTCGCTACCGGCGAGCCCCTACGGCTCGTCTCCCGTCGATTCGGGCTCGGCATCTCCACTTGCCACAAGCTCGTCTTGGAGGTCTGCACCGCCATACGTAACGTGCTAATGCCGCGGACGCTCCTCTGGCCCGCTCCGGAAGCCGCCGCCGCCATGGCGGCGCGGTTCGAGGCTCTCTCAGGGATTCCCAATGTGGTCGGCGCGATGTACACGACTCACATTCCCATCGTCGCCCCCAAGGACAGAGTCGCGGCCTACTTCAACCGCCGCCACACGGAGCGCAACCAGAAGACGTCATACACTATCACTGTCCAAGGCGTTGTCGACCCCGACGGCGCCTTCACTGACATCTGCATCGGGTGGCCCGGCTCCATGGCCGACGACCAGGTGCTCGAGAAATCGGCCCTCTACCAGCGCGCTAACGGCGGCCAATTGAGCCGCCAGTGGATTGTCGGCGGTGTCAGCTATCCTCTGCTGGACTGGGTGCTCGTTCCTTACTCCCAACCGAACCTCACATGGGCGCAGCACGCCTTCAATGAGAAGATCGGGGACGTGCACAGGGTGGCGAAGCAGGCCTTTGCCAGGTTCAAGGGCAGGTGGGGATGCCTGCAGAAGAGAACCGAAGTGAAGCTGTCAGACTTGCCGATGTTCCTGGGCGCTTGCTGCGTCCTCCACAACATATGCGAGATGAGAAAGAAGACGATGGACGCCGATATGGAATTTGAACTGGTGGACGACGAAGTGGTGCCAGAGAATAGCATCCGAACGATGAGCGCCGTACAGGCTAGAGATAGCATTGCCCACAACTTGTTGCACCACGGCCTTGCCGGAATGGCCTCCTTGTAG